The following is a genomic window from Mustela erminea isolate mMusErm1 chromosome 2, mMusErm1.Pri, whole genome shotgun sequence.
atcaattatataataatatgcaCTGAGTCCAAATATTCATAAATTTCATATGCATTCATTTTCTGCTTTATGACTATGAAACACACTGAgctataaatacttaaaataattaactaaCCGCTGTAATTAAGAAACACTGAATATCATAAAACCAGAAGTCATAAGTGTAATAAAGAAAGCTCGACCTCTACCTGTGTTGTAATGTTTAGTGCAGTATCGtaaatctttctcttctttcagcaGAAACTGGGGCAAAGTGAGTCCTTCAGCCACTTGCACAGGTGCCTCATCTTGCCATTCAAAAATGAGATCATTCACTGTGTTCCCAActaagaaaaacataataaaaatatttatagcgAAAAGGCCATTcaaagaaatcaattttttttaaagctggtacATTTCACATAGGGCAGGATGACCAGCGTCATCTTAACTCAAAAGATTAAGTTATGCGTTGCACAATTCCATCTCACCAAAGTCTACTGAAGTCTATTCACATGGAATATTCATCaaataatgtaagaaaatgtAGTAGGTTAATAAAAAGCATAACACGGCATACAGAAACTTCAAAGGACAGGCATATAAATTCCTTCCTCGGAATGGGCAGCTCCTGAATTAGTTCAACAATTCATTTTGGTTCCACTCCATCAGATATCCCCTTACCTCCTCTCAAATCATTCAGGGCTCTTTCAACAAAAAGTGAAATTGTCACTGGTCAGGAAAAGACCTAAACTACAATATCTGTGGGGGAAAGCACCAAGGCTTTTATCTTTCTTGATTTCATCATTAACTGTTTTAGTTTATGACATCTGTTTCTATGCTCCAAGtcctaaaatgaacaaaatgatattttaaatagaaatgtcaGCTATTCAGAGGAAATCagagtacaaagaaaaaaacatgtggAACCATTTCTGGAGGAGGAAACTCTTACACATACTATCAGTGAATTCAGGATAGAACTAGCTaacatattttgtaataaaaagttAACATCTTTTAGTAAATGGAAAATTCATGTTTATACAGGAGAGGTATCTAAGAAAAGcaggatttcatcttttttttttttccccttcctcagaATGAGAAGCTATTGAAATGTACACCCAAAGGCTGCCAGAGGAGAGACAAAAGCAAATTGTACTTGAGGGGGAAGACTATTGTTACAATGTACAACTACCCTGGAGGTAGAGAGAAGGACACAGGACTGGCTTTTGACCTAAGTCAAATGGACCGATTAAGGAAGCAGAAGCTCTAGActcatgaaaaaacaaacaagggaaaTTGTCCCAAACATGTTATCCTGGAGGCAACTTGGTATTGTTGGAAAGAGGCTGTTGAGTGTCTAGAAACAGCTGGCATAGAGCAGATATGGCCAGACAGAGCTATGTGAAAGGAAGGCATGATATGTGAAATTTGATCCCAATTTATACAGACCAATAGAGAaacttcattttgcttttatattctaAGGTTTTCTTAGTGTCTTCTGTGAAATGAAATGAGCTCTCTGAGATTCCCTCAAAGACAAGCTCTAGTCTCTAATGCTAGCTATAAGCAGTATATTTAGCTTCCTTGCGCTAAATAATCATCCACAGTAAGTGATTTAGGTACGGGAAACCCTTAATCACACTAGGCTACTTCCTCACGGAATAGGAATAGGTTAGGCAGCGAGAATAGATACTATGAGAATAGTCAGCGCTGGTTGAGAGAAGTGAACAGACCTCCTGAATGTGCAAATATCAGACTTATAAGTCTATAAGTCCTTAGCAGACTTATAAGTCTATAAGTCCTTACCTCAGAAAGAAGGTAGTGAGTTGGCATGTGTAGGGGGTCACTCTTTTGTTCTGAGTAATTTACTTTAACGGtcaaaaaaataactaaaaagaactaaataactaaatagaatatatttaattaattgataattagtaattattaaataattataataaataatttcttcataaataacaaagaagagacttgtggactctgagaaacaaactgagggtattggaggggagggcggtgggggatgggtgagcctggtggtgggtgttggggagggcaggtattgcatggagcactgggtgtggtgcatgaacaatgaattctggaacactgaaaagaaataaaataaaatgaaaaagaagaaacaaaacagatgaacatagggggaaggaaggaaaaatatagtAAGGTAAagaagggaggcaaaccataagagactctttagagaacaaacaggagtttcggaggggaggtgggtgaggggtggggtaaatagctgatgggcattaaggagagcactggTGATGACcaccgggtgttatatgcaaatgatgaatcactacatgctactcctgaaactaataatacactatatgttaactaaattgaatttaaaataaaaataaataagtgcctttatatacatgtaataaataaataaaatgggaaaaaaagaatattcaaatattccCCAATATAATACTATACAGCATGAAGAATGAATAAACTATAATTGCATCAAACAATATCAATTAATGTCATAAAATAATGTAGATTAGAAgaagccaggggcgcctgagtggctcagcgggttaaagtctctgcctttggctcaggtcaggatcctagagtcctgggatcgagctccatattgggcttcctgctcaaacggggagactgcttcccactctctctctgcctgcctctctgcttccttgtgatctctgtctgtcaaataaattaaaaaataaatctttagaagaagccagatacaaaggAGTAcctactatatgattccacttatataaagttTAATAATAGGTGCCGGGGTTTATGGTATTAGAAGCCAGGCTAGGGATTAACCTTTGTGGAACAGTGACCAGTAGTGACCAAGTTACTGTAATAATCTCTTTTCCATCTGAATGCAGGTTACGTGGGAGCATTAAAATCGTGAAATTATTAATTGATGATCAGTGTATGATCAGTATATTTTTCTGGTTGTATCATACacttgaaaaaaagtttttagggCATGTTTAATAAGgaataaattaatcaaaagaaaaatcatgcagACAAAGAATTTAACCATGAGATTATTTGCACAGAAGAGACACTAAATTGCTtctaaataaagagaaacaatgcAGACACAGAAACACAGGCTAAACCATCATTTTAATGGGTTAGTACAACTGAGAAAGACCTGGGTCCCCAGAGCAAATTATCAGGAACCCCAGATACTCAGATACCTATTTTCCAATTTCTACAGGTAAATACTTTTTGTCAATGCAGCACAGATATGCactattacaaaaaatattatattcttctttttttccacatgaTTTCCTGCAAACTCTTTTGTTTCGCCAGCATGTAGAAAAGACTCTTCTTAAATACATATTCGGTCTACTTCTAACTGTCAGCAGAAACAAGGGTCAATGCACAGAGTTCTGCAGGGTTGTGATACCATGGATAAAACATAACAAATCAGAttatgttttattactttttaatgttaaattggATGAGATCAAAACATCCCAGTCATGTTACAGCTGAGTGACTTCTTCTCGGTGGCTCTTACTTTCCAAAGCCCCTTTTTATTATAAGTCATCAGTTCCCATAGTCCCCACTTACTTGAATCACTAATCAAATATATGCAGGTACCAGGGCCCAGCACATTCAGCTTGGGACTCTTTGCCATGGAAAGAACATTAGAGAAGTCCCAGGAATCTGCAGAGGCCCTATACCAGGAAGCATGCCAGAATCTGTTAAATAGTACCAAGGCAGTTTGAGATCATCAAAGTATCagcttgaagaagaaaaagatcactGACCTGGAATTAGAGAAGCTCATGCTTCTAGCCCTGCATCCCAACAGCATTCTGTGTGATTTTTAGCCAAGTACCTTATTACCTGCCTTGGCTTTGCCACTGGGTACTTGAAAGCATGACATGGGATAATGAGTGTGAAACGGTGTACAATACCTGAAACCCATTCCTAAATCTTTTGCTAGTCTTTTCTCCAACCCTAAGACCAGGGTACCTCTGGAAGCTAAGGGGTGGAAAGGGTTAGTAGGAAGGTATCCACTCAGCAGGTTCATGGACCCATCTGTTGGGCCTTTGCAGTACAAGAATAATCCATGAGGTATGACCAAAGTCCACTGGCAAGCAAACTTGCCTGCCATGTGCCCGTTAGTCCTGAGGCACCCTTCTGGGCACAGAGAAGTCCAGCAGCAATACAGTGCACCATGTCCTCCCACCCAGAACAGCAGCAGTCTCAACACAATCTTCATCTGGGCCTGTCTTTTGAGTCCTTCACACTTGACCTTTAAGTGATACCTTTTGAATATGAAGGTCTGGGCAGCTTTCTGCAGACCCCAGCAAATGACGAGCAAAAAGTGTTTGAGAACCTCCACTTCAGTGACTTCAGTAGACCTTCTTCATATTACCAAGTTGCTAGTTTCTGTGCAGAGGGTAAATTCTGTGCAGAGGTAAATTCAGACCCCTCCCACGGGTGTTCCCAAGGATCCCATCATGCAGTAAATTAAAACTTTGGAGCAACCAGCTTGGTTTGTTAATTCTGCTCAGTATCTAATCTGCTTAGGCGTCTCGGTGTGAGAAAAGTAATTCAGGTAATGGACTTAGGAGTGCAAATTCTAAGAGTCCTGAAGGAATAtggtctccctcccactccccaatCCTACCTGTCTTCTAAAagtcttgtgctttttctctgccCCACTTCTGCCAATATCATAGGTCCAACTTTCCTCTCAAACTTCACAGACTCCCCAGACAAAAATCCAGAACCATCTTCTTCACAGGAGAGAATGACCTTTGCCATGTGTCCTTTAAGTGTGTCTTCtctctattttctggaacagtccAAAGTGTCCATCTCTGTTCACATGCCTTCCTGTTTCAGCTTCCTTTATCCAAGTCCTGCTTTATTCTCATCCCCTTTCCTTTCATTGTTTGTAAATGCACAGggagaatatttcattttacctGGTGGAACACAGGAAAGCAAGACAAGGACCACAAGGACCATTAGTAAGCTCTTCATAGCTAAACcaatcaggaaagagaaaactggaaGGTAAGAGATAGTCACTCTATATGTAGCTCTCTAGACATGGGGACCTGCATAGCTAGTGAAACTTTCAGGAATAAGAACATCTGCTTGCTCCACTGAGCAGTCCAAAAAACTAAAGGTCTGGCTTAGAACATGATATCTCATCATTAAAATCTACTTCCTTAGTGCCACTTACATGCTGGCAACGGAACACACCCTGTGTGAACAGACCTAGTCTAGCCCTGGTAGGATGCTGTGTGAGTATCTTTGTATCTTCACTGTACATCCATTTAACAAGCACCTGTAATGTGTAGAGAACTATAAAGctgcaaaacaaaatgttttgcaaaacaaaatgaaaacaaaatgttttcagaggttgtttttaatctctctctctctctctcacacacacacacacacacatgcacaagtagctattattttcccattttatttttttaagattttatttattttatttgacaggcagagattacaagtagacagagagagagagaggaggaatcaggctccctgctgagcaaagatcccgatgcggggctcaatcccaggaccctgggatcatgacctgagccagaggcagaggctttaacccactcagccacccaggtgccctatttttccattttaaaagcaaataacatGCGTTTCAGGTAGAATAAATGACTTTTCCCAGTTGACACAGATTGCATATGGCAACAACATAATTTTTCCTGACTCCTGTCTACAGAAGAATTAAAGTATTGCCCAGACCACCTCTAGTGTAACATAATCTATTTACAGAATATAAGAGCTTCCCAGAGAGCATGGGAAAATTCCTCTAACACCACCAACATGAATCTAGAGAGTACACTACATGCTACGGCTCCCAGTGAGCACACCCTTTGTTTTGGGCAACGTGAGATACACAACGTGAGATTTTAATAGAATTCCTGCTTAAGATAATGAAGGTCAAGAGTGCTTGACAGTTCGCAAAGTGTTTTAAGCTTTACAAAAGCTCTATCGGATATTGTACAAAGAGTACAGAACCCAGAATCAGAAATTCGAGTTCTGATCTGGACTCAGATTGATGAGCTTCTAATAAGGCACCTGCTTTACCTCTTCAAACggcagttttctcacctgtaaaatagatCTTACACCATCAGTGCTACCTATCCCGAAGGTTTGCTAAGAGGTCAGATGAGGCAATTGTGAAAAGTCctttataaaatgtacatttctggTACAGTTAGATCCATATAACAGAAGAAGACATTTGAAACTGGATATAGTAGAGATAGTGCTCCTCCAACTAGTGAGCAGAAGAGCCAGAACAAAAACCGAGTTTTCCATTACTCTCATGGTTTTTcaccatagtgtgtgtgtgtgtgtgtgtgtgtgtgtgtgtgtatcacttcACTTCAAAAAGTTTCTGATGTGATTAAGATCATAGATCTGTGGAAGACTCCTAAAAGAATTACAAAGCAAAAAATCAGTAAGTacagaaaaagtagaaaacaggAAACCCACAGGGGAATGATCAAACGAGCATAAGGCGACTAAAGGACACTCTCCCAAGGATCACATTCTAACCTGGAGCATTAGCTACAGCTAGACCTACATTCTCTCACACCATCTTCCCGTTACCTCCTCTTATCCAACCAACCTACCCACCGTCTAACTTCACTCTTTTCACAGTGCCCTCCAGAATCTCAGTTCCTTCTACTTTGCATCTTTTCCCCCAACATACCTGTCCACCTTTGGGTCCCAGTAAAATGCTGGGCTCTCCTCTGAGGACATTACTTACTAATAGCCTTGGTGAAGGGAGGCAGTTCTTCTGCTGAGGCTCCACATACCATGAGACAGGCAAGCAGCATTTCACAATCTCCTAAGAACCCCAGGTTCTTTCTAGAACAATAACAGGCATGCCCCTGACACCTCCTTTCCCTCACCCCACCCACACCAAATCTTACTAATTCTATTCTGACACACAGCTCACACCCAACCATTTCACTCTATCTCCACTACCGCCATCAATTCAAGGCACCACCATGATTAAGCTAATTAAACTAATTAAATCCTCCTAACTGGTGTCccatattatttttacatatttactatTCAGCATTCCTGCAGTAGCCAGAATAACCTTTATAAAGGGTCATGAAATTGGGTCATGCATTTGCTGTGCCTAAAACATTTTATTGGCTTCCAGCTGGGCTAAAATAGAAAGTGCTTACATGGAGGACAAGGTCCACCCTGATCTGGACCCTGGTTGCCTCTCCCAGCCCAACTCCTTTCATTTATCCCCTCCCTTACTATCTTCCAAGCCAAAGGACTGtgctttttttcaaatatgtctaCCTAACACTTTTCATGCATGTTATTCATACATTCTAGAAATATGCATCAGCCTCTCCTACCAATCTTCATCCAGCATTTATTCAATTAAAGGGATGGCCTCAGCCTCTTCCAGAGAATGAACTTTCTTCTACTTGACTACAAGCTCAGTAAGAGCATGGACCATGCATACCACATATACATGACATTACTTCCaccaaacccattttttttttctgggatgcTGTATTAGTTTCCAAGGGCTGTCACAACAAATTACTGTGaactgtgtggcttaaacaacagaaatgtattgtctcacagttctgtaggctAGACATCTGAAATCAAGATGCATGTAGGATTGGTTCCTTCTGGCGACCCTGAcagaaggatctgttccaggcccctCTCCTAACTTCAGGTAGCTTCAGGCATTCCATGCTGTGTGAGTGGATAGTGTAGATAGTGTAGATAgtgttctctgtgtcttcacattgtcttccCATTGTATGTGTCTATGCCTGTGTCCAATtttgcccttcctccttcttAGAAGGATatagtcatactggattagggtccACCTCAATGACCTCATCTTGACTTGATCATCTACTGagaccctacttccaaataaaTTCACACTCATAGGTGGAATGGAGGTTGGAACTTCAAAGTCTTTTGGAGGAACACAGTTCAATCCATAATAAGTCTTAACTTTCCATCTTTCTGGGTAATATCTATGACACAAGTGATATcatatcaaataatttttttgaacactaattctcatttttcttccaacACACTACACAGATGAAAAGTCCTCCATAAAACTGCTTCTACTCCTGGATTTCTGAAAGCCGTTGGGGAACATCACACAATTCTGCAGTCAGGTGGAGTTTAGAAATTAGGTCATTCCTTTTATGTATCCTAGTCAAGCTTAGATGTTAACTGCTCTCACCACCCACCACAGGCCATCCTACCTTCAGCAgatgatttttctttgtatttcagaaaaaaaaatagatgtcagAGGGTTTAAATCACCCAACTTTACACTCTTTTCCTACCCAACTCACCCACCAAGCAAGCATCTACTTATAAATGCATATgtacttttactcttttctttctacttccaaGGAATAAGTATTGATTCTCTTGCCCAAATCTTATCCTCCCCTCCATGCTGTTAGCACACTCTCACCCATCTCTTAAGTTATATTGCTTTGTAATTAaccccttcttaaaaaaataaaacaaatgtgtttattgtaaaatatacaaCACAtgtacaaaaacacaaaacaaatttggtgtttcacaaattattttaaattaacccCACAATAAACACCACCAAGTTCATAAAGCAGAACTTTGCAGCCACCCCAAAAACCACTTCCATACTCCCATTCCAATCATAATGCCCCCaagttactaatttttttaaagattttatttatttatttgacagacagagatcacaagcaggcagagaggcaggcagagagaagagagagaggaggagaaagcaggctccctgctgagcagagagccggatgtggggctcgatctcaggaccctgggatcatgacctgaactgaaggcagagactttaacccactgagccacccaggtgtcccccaagttactattttttaaaagacttttatttgtcagggagagcaagcaagcacagtaggagaagcatcaggcagagggaggagcagcctccctgctaagcaaggagcctgatgagagacttgatcccaggcctctgggatcatgacctgagctcgtgggttctcaggacctgagctgaaggcagatgcttaactgactgagctacccaggtatccctccCAAGTTACCATTACTCTGATTTCACcaaattttttaatagtttttcagCCAATTATGTCTCCTTGCAAGCTAAAATTTCatcttgcccatttttttttaatttaatttggagGGGGTATCTTTTTATCTATATGTTCTCCCtcctaatttcttaaaatttatcagTTGACAAGCTTTGGACATTTAACCTGCAGAGTCCCCCACAACCTGGATTTTGCTAATTATACACTCACTCATGGTACAGTTTCACTTGTATGTCTGcccaaatattttctgaaaattggcAGCTAGTTCCTGAGGTTTCATCAGATTCAGGTTTAATCAGTTTAGCAGGACTATAGGTTTTCTTGTGTGTTTTCATCAGAAGACTCATAATaccttatctctcttttttttttttttaagattttatccatttatctgacagagatcacaagtagacggagaggcaggcagagagagagagagggaagcaggctccctgctgagcagagagcctgatgtagggcttgatcccaggtccccaagatcatgacccaagccaaaggcagtgacccaacccactgagccacccaggtgccccaccttaaCTCTCTTTTTGTGCTTTCAGTAAACATTGCTACCCAAAGCCtagatccattcattcatcaagaGTTGCAAAAGggtggtattcttttttttattatttcttttcagtgttccggAATTCATTGAAAAGGGTGGTATTCTAATTTTCAATagtatttttacagaaatagaaaaaacaatcctaaaatgtatatgaaactgCAAAAGAcatcgaatagccaaaggaattcTGAAAAAGCACAAAGCTAGAAGCATGTCACTTAGTGATTTCAAACTCTTAcgaagctatagtaatcaaaacaacatggtactggtataaaaacagacacatgaaccaATGGAACAGGttcaaaagcccagaaataaacccagacaTACAtgttcaactaatatttgacaaggaagtCAAAACATTAAata
Proteins encoded in this region:
- the DEFB135 gene encoding beta-defensin 135; translated protein: MKSLLMVLVVLVLLSCVPPVRSRPNMYLRRVFSTCWRNKRVCRKSCGKKEEYNIFCNSAYLCCIDKKYLPVEIGK